The sequence AAAGAGCCGTCGCTCCTCTTCGATATTGCCATTTTGCGCCATGAGCTTCCGATTAGGGAATCGCCCATCCATGAGATCGATGATATAGACCTCCTCATACTCCAATCCCTTGGCTCCATGCACGGAGAGGAGATTGACCCCCTCCCCTTCGCTCATTTCGCCACTTCCTAGAATCATTGCATTGAGGAATCGCCCAAGACTTTCATAATGCCCCGAGAGATCTCTTAGGAGGCGCACTTTACGCTCGATTCGCTCAAGCGCCTCTTTGTAGCGATCCTCATGGATGGAGCCGTCTTTTTGAGTGGCTCGCTCCTTGGCTAGATTTCTAGCGATTCCTTGATAGAGTTCGGATGAGAAGATTTTCACGATCAATGCACTGGGATTGGATAGCGCTCTAAAGGCTTTGATTCCTTGATAGAATCGATACAAAAACTCCGCCCCCTCTTTGGTGAGCTTGGGATGTTTGAGGATTCCATTCCCAAGGAATCGCTCCTCAAACCCCAAATCTTTAAACCGCGAAACACTCCCTAGCTCAAAAAAATCATCAAAAAGCCCCATTTGCGTGTTTTTCGCTCGCCTTTTATAGGGCTCTTTGACCTCTAGATCGGGATGGAGAAGCCCTGTGATCGCATTGCCCTTGCCAAGCTCTGTGAGCGCCTCATAGATATCCTTGGCAATAGCACTCCCAATTCCCTTGCCATAACTTAATACATGAATGAAGGCCATCATATCCTTGGGATTATGGAGGAGCGAAGCGATATCAAGCATAAGCGCAATCTCTTTGGAATCAAAAAAGCTCACCCCTCCTTTGCGCTTGCTAGGGATACCAAGCTCTCTGAGACTCGCCTCAATCCCATCGGCACTCGAGTTATTGCGAAAGATCACGGCAATTTGCGCGTGAGGCTTGGTCGATTCTCTGATGCGTCTAGCAATCGCTTGGTATTGCAAAAAAAGCTCATCATAGACAAGCAGCCTAGGAGGCGGAGCGGCGACCTTTTGCTTCACCACCTCAAGGCGCTTAGGATAGATTCGCTCATTCTTCTCAATGACGCTATTAGCCAGTGCGAGGATAGGGGCAGTGGAGCGATAATTTTTGGTGAGCGTGAAGATTCGTGCATCCTCAAAGGATTTTTCAAAAGAGGCGATGATCGAGATATCCGCTCCATTAAAGGCATAGATGCTTTGGTCATAATCTCCCACGCAAAAGAGAGAAGGAGGATTGATCGCCTGAAGGATAGAATATTGGAGAGGATTGGTGTCTTGATACTCATCCACCAACACCTCTTTAAAAGGCGATTCTTCCTTGCTCATCTCCTCGCGGTAGAGCAGCAATAGATCGTTGTAGTCCACATAGCCATACTCTTTTTTGAGCGCACTAAACTCTCCCCACGCATCCTCATAGATATCAAGATAGAGCGCCTGATCGGCTTGGCGCTTCTTCATCCATTCGATAAATGGCTCGCTCGTGCTGTTTTGATAGAGCGAATAGAGATCATAGAGATAGTTAGCCGTGTAGGGAGGCTGGGAAGAGCGCTGGACAAAGACGCGGCGCTCGTAGATACTCTTAAAGAGTGTTTTGAGCTCTCTAGGCTGCTTGAGTGACACGGCAAACTTCTCTTTGA comes from Wolinella succinogenes DSM 1740 and encodes:
- a CDS encoding ATP-dependent helicase — protein: MPLSSLNAEQQAASSAPLGHNLIIASAGTGKTSTIVGRIAHLMHQGITPQEILLLTFTNKAANEMISRLAALFGESKAKAVEAGTFHAVAYRYLKEKFAVSLKQPRELKTLFKSIYERRVFVQRSSQPPYTANYLYDLYSLYQNSTSEPFIEWMKKRQADQALYLDIYEDAWGEFSALKKEYGYVDYNDLLLLYREEMSKEESPFKEVLVDEYQDTNPLQYSILQAINPPSLFCVGDYDQSIYAFNGADISIIASFEKSFEDARIFTLTKNYRSTAPILALANSVIEKNERIYPKRLEVVKQKVAAPPPRLLVYDELFLQYQAIARRIRESTKPHAQIAVIFRNNSSADGIEASLRELGIPSKRKGGVSFFDSKEIALMLDIASLLHNPKDMMAFIHVLSYGKGIGSAIAKDIYEALTELGKGNAITGLLHPDLEVKEPYKRRAKNTQMGLFDDFFELGSVSRFKDLGFEERFLGNGILKHPKLTKEGAEFLYRFYQGIKAFRALSNPSALIVKIFSSELYQGIARNLAKERATQKDGSIHEDRYKEALERIERKVRLLRDLSGHYESLGRFLNAMILGSGEMSEGEGVNLLSVHGAKGLEYEEVYIIDLMDGRFPNRKLMAQNGNIEEERRLFYVAVTRAKELLYLSYAKSDAIKNLTYAPSQFLLEAGLVKAE